In Phaenicophaeus curvirostris isolate KB17595 unplaced genomic scaffold, BPBGC_Pcur_1.0 scaffold_55, whole genome shotgun sequence, the following are encoded in one genomic region:
- the LOC138734063 gene encoding class I histocompatibility antigen, F10 alpha chain-like, with product MASGWAAAPGLLLAVLGGVASGLHSLHYFDVAVTKPSLGVPEFVSVGYVDGHLIVRYDSESRRAVPRADWMKANLGQQHWDTQSEINRQDQEVHRANLYVAQERYNQSGGVHMFQYMSGCDLLENNSTKGYYQLAYDGKDFISWDMDSMKFIAADAGAVVTKIKWEKDGMVAGQLKNYVENICIPALKDYLSYGQRVLERKEPPTVRVSGKKAGEFLTLRCRVYGFYPRGISVNWLKDNDPRDQDTTWSGIVPNSDGTFYTAASIVIHPEEKDKYRCRVEHTSLAQPGLYVWDESSEREANNILLNVGAVVAAILLVIIIIVGIAFWKLKSGKQKERYIKASSAHTGIGSSGEHSLSVSPTLVAVRGAGEGLELLAERDCTVTAPGAA from the exons GACTCCACTCCCTGCACTATTTCGATGTTGCGGTGACTAAGCCCAGCCTGGGGGTCCCCGAGTTTGTGTCCGTGGGGTACGTGGATGGGCACCTCATCGTGCGCTACGACAGCGAGAGCAGGAGGGCGGTGCCCCGAGCAGACTGGATGAAGGCCAACCTGGGTCAGCAGCACTGGGACACCCAGTCTGAGATCAACCGGCAAGACCAGGAGGTTCACCGTGCAAACCTGTACGTTGCACAGGAACGCTACAACCAGAGTGGGG GAGTTCACATGTTTCAATACATGTCTGGCTGTGACCTCTTGGAGAACAACAGCACCAAGGGGTATTACCAGCTCGCCTACGATGGGAAGGACTTCATCTCCTGGGACATGGACAGCATGAAGTTCATCGCGGCGGACGCCGGGGCAGTTGTCACCAAGATAAAGTGGGAGAAGGATGGGATGGTCGCTGGGCAGCTTAAGAACTACGTGGAGAACATCTGCATCCCAGCGTTGAAGGATTATCTGAGCTATGGGCAGAGGGTGCTGGAGAGGAAAG AGCCGCCCACGGTCCGAGTGTCGGGGAAGAAGGCCGGGGAGTTCCTGACCTTGCGCTGCCGCGTTTACGGCTTCTACCCACGGGGCATCTCCGTCAACTGGCTGAAGGACAACGATCCGAGGGACCAGGACACCACGTGGAGCGGCATCGTGCCCAACAGCGACGGCACCTTCTACACCGCGGCCTCCATCGTCATCCacccggaggagaaggacaagtACCGGTGCCGCGTGGAACACACCAGCCTGGCCCAGCCCGGCCTCTATGTGTGGGATGAGTCTTCAGAGAGAGAGGCCAACAACATCCTCCTTAACGTCGGGGCCGTGGTTGCCGCCATCCTGcttgtcatcatcatcatcgttGGAATTGCCTTCTGGAAGCTCAAGTCAG ggaagcagaagGAGCGCTACATCAAGGCATCAA GCGCCCACACGGGGATTGGCAGCTCAGG GGAGCACAGCCTGAGTGTGTCCCCGACCCTTGTCGCAGtcagaggagctggggaagggttggagctgctggcagagagaGATTGCACCGTGACGGCTCCCGGCGCTGCGTGA